The Bradyrhizobium sp. CCGB01 genome segment ATCTGGCCGCACGACAATGCGCTGATCGCGCTCGGGCTCGCGCGCTACGGGCTCAAGCATTCGGTGGCGCATGTCTTCAAGGGACTGTTCGACGCGGCGACCTACATGGACCTGCGGCGGCTGCCCGAATTGTTCTGTGGCTTCCGGCGCGAGAAGCGGCGCGGCCCGACGCTCTATCCGGTCGCCTGCGCGCCGCAGGCCTGGGCCAGCGCGACGCCGTTCACGCTGCTGGAGGCGGCGCTCGGCATCGAGTTCGATGTCGTGCGCGGCGAGATTCGCCTGCGCAATCCGCATCTGCCGGCGTTCCTGAACGAGGTGATCCTGCACGATCTGCGCCTCGGCGATTCCAGCGTGGATCTGCGGGTCAGCCGCCACGGCGACGACGTGGCGCTGGAGGTGTTGCGCACGCGCGGCCAGATCCAGGTCTCGATCGTGCTGGCGCGCTAGCGGCGCCTGCGAGGAGGGTTCATGCGTACCGCCGGATGGTTGGTCTTGAGCGTGGCGATCGTCGCAGGGTTGACGGTCGCCGTATCCCGCGCCGCGGAGGAGCCGCCTGCGGTGTCCCCAACGACGCCCCCAAGCGAAGCGAATGCGCCGGCGACGGTGCAGCCGCCGGCTTCCACCGTGCCGGTGACGCCGAAGGACGCCGCGCCGCCGCCGTCCGTGACCATCATCGGTGCGAGCGACGCCCATGGCGTGCTCGGCCGTGACGTGCGCAGCGCCGCGGACGAGGCCATGGGCCGCATTGTCGACATCATCGTCGACCGCACCGGCCATGTGCGCGCCGCCGTGATCGACTTCGGCGGCTTCCTCGGCGTCGGCAGCCGCAAGATCGTGGTGGACTGGAACGCGATGCGGTTCGGCAAGATTGCCAACAAGAAGGACAGCATCACGCTGGAACTGACCAAGGCGCAGGTCGCAGCCGCGCCGGAATACAAGGAAGACACGCCGATGGTCGTGCTCGGCGCGTCCGGCAGCCTGCAGCCGCTGCAAGCGATTCAGTGAGGCGAGAGGAGGGATGGCGGCCGGTGCTGTTGTCGAGGAAGCCGAACCACGCAGATCGCGAGAGCCGCGTTGAACGGGACCACGTCTCCGCGCCGCCGCCTGCGAGCATCCCGGCGCCGTCGCGCCAGAGCCTGCGCGGCCTCGACTGGTTCATCTTCTTCCTCGCCGACGTCCAGACCGGGTTTGGCCCCTTCATCGCGGTCTACCTCACGACGCAGAAATGGACCCAGGTCGAGATCGGCCTCGTGCTCTCGATCGGCGGCATCGTCGCGCTGATCGGGCAGATGCCGGGCGGCGCGATCATCGATGCCGCGAAGTCCGAGCGGCTGGTAGCAGCCCTTGCCATCGCGACCATCGGCTTCTGCGCGCTCGCCTATGCGGCGATGCCGATCTTCCCCGTCGTGGTGGCGGCCGCAACGCTGCATGCGGCAGCGAGCTGCGTGCTGGGGCCGGCGATCGCGGCCATCAGCCTCGGCCTCGTCGGTCCGCTTGCGATCGGCGAGCGGCTCGGCCGCAACGCGCGCTTTGCGTCCCTCGGCAACGGCGTCGCCGCCGCCGTGATGGGCACGGCCGGCTATCTCCTGTCGAGCCGCTCGGTGTTCCTCGTCACCTTCCTGCTCGCGATTCCGACCTTGATCGCGCTGTCGCGCATCCGCGAGGAGGAAGTCGACATCGCCCGCTGTCACGGCGAGATGCCGCGCGAGGCTCCGGTTCCCGGCGATACCAATATCTGGCATCTGATCCGGCAACGTCCCCTGATCGTCTTCGCGCTGAGCGTGCTGCTGCTGCAATTGGCGAACGCCGCGATGATGCCGCTGATGGCAAGCGCGGTGACGGCGCGGTCGAGCCAGTGGGCGACGGTGCTCGTCGCCTTCTGCATCGTCGTCCCGCAGGCGATCGTGGCGCTGCTGTCGCCGACGGTCGGGCGCAAGGCGCAGCTTTGGGGCCGCCGGCCGCTGCTGCTGATCGGGTTCGGTGCGCTGACGATCCGGGGCCTTTTGTTCGCGACGGTGCGCGATCCCTATCTGCTGGTGCTGGTGCAGGTGTTCGACGGCCTCACCGCGGCGGTGTTCGCGGTGATGATTCCGCTGATCGTCGCCGACGT includes the following:
- a CDS encoding PRC-barrel domain-containing protein, which translates into the protein MRTAGWLVLSVAIVAGLTVAVSRAAEEPPAVSPTTPPSEANAPATVQPPASTVPVTPKDAAPPPSVTIIGASDAHGVLGRDVRSAADEAMGRIVDIIVDRTGHVRAAVIDFGGFLGVGSRKIVVDWNAMRFGKIANKKDSITLELTKAQVAAAPEYKEDTPMVVLGASGSLQPLQAIQ
- a CDS encoding MFS transporter, which produces MLLSRKPNHADRESRVERDHVSAPPPASIPAPSRQSLRGLDWFIFFLADVQTGFGPFIAVYLTTQKWTQVEIGLVLSIGGIVALIGQMPGGAIIDAAKSERLVAALAIATIGFCALAYAAMPIFPVVVAAATLHAAASCVLGPAIAAISLGLVGPLAIGERLGRNARFASLGNGVAAAVMGTAGYLLSSRSVFLVTFLLAIPTLIALSRIREEEVDIARCHGEMPREAPVPGDTNIWHLIRQRPLIVFALSVLLLQLANAAMMPLMASAVTARSSQWATVLVAFCIVVPQAIVALLSPTVGRKAQLWGRRPLLLIGFGALTIRGLLFATVRDPYLLVLVQVFDGLTAAVFAVMIPLIVADVAFGSGHFNLAQGIVGTATGIGASLSTALGGYVSDKFGNATAFIGLSGVAATGLLLILFVMPETRRTGMIAPKEMAG